One window from the genome of Sesamum indicum cultivar Zhongzhi No. 13 linkage group LG15, S_indicum_v1.0, whole genome shotgun sequence encodes:
- the LOC105177410 gene encoding uncharacterized protein LOC105177410, whose product MVLGLRTKTRRSPSVQLDYIIHIQEIKPWPPSQSLRTLRAVLIQWEYGEKISGFTNQVVPSLGTGSGVGDGRIEFNESFRLPVTLMREMSIRGGDGDTFQKNCIEFNLYEPRRDKTVKGQLLGTAVLDFADYGIFKESLSLSAPISCKRTYRNTAQPLLFLKIQSVERMRTSSSSKDSLIREVSMDSNHGESVSALMSEEYAEEAEFTTDDDGSSQSSLAVASFTADSNGSSSPHKESKPAVNHSAPDAKVDTVQDQFVAKPDEEQATKSYMNPAGISSRSSSMDLSSDIAWISKKITSQSLQPSQLEETDKQQKSNIKSNEFGKQAEGGRDLKVQLSSEEGKLSHPISEKTMAELHHQTDRHIGSGFSYLVDDKNASSIGAEDLLVAGRTNARLNSSTDEEITEKHEKYSEERRIMEDENQKVEEEPSGGLSQVEVQQQVMLENGLLSSTKESFTVHSSYSNTDKSKNLRSVRSSLDSSRSNGSIRSNHFSVTDTARGSISSERKDSKAFIKETRNLLSDSRIQQLEQKIKRLEGELMEAAALEVSLYSVVAEHGSSMTKVHAPARRLSRLYFHASKQNSKSERGTAVKSIVSGLVLVAKACGNDVPRLTFWLSNSIVLRAIVNKSFGHSQLPISVGPDARKMSDKNGKKKSTPLKWESFPSKSTRGTIEDSVGEWENPPMFAAALEKVETWIFSRIIESLWWQTFTPHMQSGAAKAIRRSMDSDSGKSYRRTSSSIDQQGNFSLELWKMAFRDACERICPVRAAGHDCGCLHVLSKLIMEQLIARLDVAMFNAILRESADEIPTDPIADPISDAEVLPIPAGKASFGAGAQLKNAIGNWSRWLTDLFGIDDGDDDLLENENSSEASDDDERSSRDTSSKSFHLLNALSDLMMLPKDMLLSRTIRKEVCPTFGPTLLRRILNSFVPDEFCPEPIPGVVLEALNSEDSFDSNEDPTVNFPCVAAAIVYQTPAVDWVANIFGEISSHPKLTRSGSSVLKKSQTSDDELDDLDSPLKPIVLDGFQSSPSPVRPAWASKENGSRNTVRYQLLREVWMNSE is encoded by the exons ATGGTTCTAGGTCTGAGGACCAAAACCAGGAGAAGCCCTTCGGTTCAGCTTGATTACATTATTCATATCCAGGAGATCAAGCCCTGGCCCCCATCACAGTCACTCAGAACACTTCGTGCTGTCTTGATTCAATGGGAATATGGGGAAAAGATTTCTGGGTTTACCAATCAAGTTGTGCCTTCACTTGGGACCGGGTCTGGTGTTGGTGATGGAAGAATTGAATTCAACGAATCTTTTAGGCTTCCGGTGACACTGATGCGGGAGATGTCTATCAGAGGTGGCGATGGAGACACTTTTCAGAAGAACTGCATCGAGTTTAATCTTTATGAACCAAGACGAGATAAGACAGTGAAAGGTCAGCTGCTAGGAACTGCTGTTCTGGATTTTGCAGATTATGgcatttttaaagaaagtttgagCCTTAGTGCTCCCATTAGCTGCAAGCGGACTTACAGAAACACCGCACAACCACTTCTCTTCCTCAAAATCCAGTCAGTTGAGAGAATGCGTACAAGCTCCTCGTCAAAGGACAGCTTGATCAGAGAAGTTTCGATGGACAGTAATCATGGTGAATCTGTTTCTGCACTGATGAGTGAAGAATATGCAGAAGAAGCTGAGTTTACTACAGATGATGATGGGTCCTCACAATCATCACTGGCTGTTGCTTCTTTCACAGCTGATTCAAATGGCAGTTCATCGCCTCATAAAGAG AGCAAACCTGCTGTGAATCATAGTGCTCCAGATGCAAAAGTTGACACTGTACAAGACCAATTTGTTGCCAAACCAGATGAGGAGCAAGCCACCAAATCTTACATGAATCCAGCCGGGATTTCATCTCGTTCTTCATCAATGGATTTATCTTCTGATATTGCATggatttccaaaaaaattacttctcAAAGTTTGCAGCCATCTCAACTCGAAGAAACAGATAAACAGCAGAAATCCAACATAAAAAGCAATGAGTTTGGAAAACAAGCAGAGGGCGGGAGGGATTTGAAAGTTCAGCTTAGTTCTGAGGAAGGCAAACTCAGCCATCCTATTTCCGAAAAGACAATGGCAGAGTTACATCACCAGACAGATAGACACATTGGTTCTGGTTTCAGCTACCTGGTGGATGACAAGAATGCATCATCTATTGGTGCAGAGGATCTGCTCGTGGCTGGACGAACAAACGCTCGTCTAAATAGTTCCACAGATGAAGAGATCAcagaaaaacatgaaaagtattcagaagaaagaagaatcaTGGAAGATGAAAACCAAAAAGTTGAGGAGGAGCCTTCAGGAGGCCTCTCTCAAGTTGAGGTCCAGCAGCAGGTCATGTTAGAAAATGGTTTGCTTTCTTCTACCAAGGAAAGTTTCACAGTTCATAGTAGTTATTCAAATACCGATAAATCTAAGAATTTGAGGTCAGTTCGATCATCACTGGACTCAAGCAGGAGCAACGGATCGATCAGAAGCAATCATTTTTCTGTGACAGATACTGCACGAGGCTCCATAAGTAGCGAACGCAAGGATTCTAAGGCGTTTATAAAGGAAACAAGAAATCTTCTTTCAGACAGTAGAATTCAGCAATTGGAACAGAAGATAAAAAGACTGGAGGGAGAGTTGATGGAAGCTGCTGCTCTTGAGGTTAGCCTTTACTCTGTGGTTGCAGAACATGGAAGTTCCATGACAAAAGTCCATGCTCCAGCTCGACGCCTTTCAAGACTCTATTTTCATGCCAGCAAACAGAACTCAAAATCAGAGAGAGGGACTGCAGTTAAAAGTATTGTGTCTGGATTAGTTTTAGTTGCAAAAGCATGTGGCAATGATGTTCCTAG ATTGACTTTCTGGTTATCAAACTCCATTGTACTGCGAGCAATTGTGAACAAGTCATTTGGGCACAGTCAGTTACCTATATCTGTTGGACCTGATGCCAGAAAAATGAGCgacaaaaatggaaaaaagaaatcaacacCACTTAAATGGGAGTCCTTCCCCAGTAAGAGTACAAGAGGTACTATTGAGGATAGTGTTGGTGAGTGGGAAAACCCTCCAATGTTTGCCGCTGCACTGGAAAAAGTTGAAACATGGATATTTTCACGAATCATCGAGTCTCTATGGTGGCAG ACTTTTACTCCGCATATGCAGTCTGGTGCAGCCAAAGCAATTCGTAGAAGTATGGATTCTGACTCTGGCAAGTCATACAGAAGGACATCGAGTTCAATTGACCAACAGGGAAACTTTTCTCTGGAACTCTGGAAAATGGCTTTCAGGGATGCATGTGAAAGGATATGTCCTGTTCGAGCTGCAGGACACGATTGTGGTTGTTTGCATGTGCTCTCCAAACTG ATAATGGAGCAATTGATTGCTCGACTAGATGTGGCTATGTTTAATGCCATTCTTCGAGAATCGGCTGATGAAATTCCAACAGATCCTATAGCAGATCCCATTAGTGATGCTGAGGTTCTCCCGATTCCAGCAGGGAAAGCCAGCTTTGGTGCCGGTGCACAACTGAAAAATGCG ATTGGGAATTGGTCCAGATGGCTTACAGATCTCTTTGGTAttgatgatggtgatgatgatttgcttgaaaatgagaatagcTCAGAAGCTTCTGATGATGACGAGCGCAGCTCACGTGATACGTCATCAAAATCATTCCATCTCCTTAATGCACTAAGTGATCTGATGATGCTTCCGAAGGATATGCTATTGAGTCGAACAATTAGAAAAGAG GTGTGTCCTACATTTGGTCCAACATTGTTAAGAAGGATCCTTAACTCTTTCGTACCGGATGAGTTTTGCCCTGAGCCAATTCCTGGAGTTGTACTCGAAGCCTTAAATTCAGAG GACTCTTTTGATTCCAATGAAGATCCTACCGTAAACTTCCCCTGTGTGGCTGCAGCAATTGTATATCAGACACCAGCAGTCGATTGGGTTGCTAATATCTTTGGAGAAATCAGCAGTCATCCTAAGCTAACACGTAGCGGATCCTCAGTACTCAAGAAATCACAGACGAGCGATGATGAACTTGATGATCTCGATTCTCCTCTGAAACCCATTGTCCTTGACGGCTTCCAGTCATCACCTTCTCCAGTAAGGCCCGCTTGGGCATCTAAAGAGAATGGAAGTCGGAATACTGTGAGGTATCAACTCCTGCGGGAAGTATGGATGAATAGCGAGTAA
- the LOC105177411 gene encoding probable adenylate kinase 7, mitochondrial, with the protein MSVLSRLGVAVRLSSRLSRGYGSAAAAQLDYDYYHGYDDEGDHLQGKMNRGEIEESDGWETLGRGVQWVIMGDPMVRRHVYAERLAKLLDVPHISMGSLVKQELNPNSPLYKKIASSVNQGKLVPEDVIFGLLSKRLEEGYCRGETGFILDGIPRTRMQAEILDQIADIDLVLNLKCAEESMMKKTSGNGIYSPSREFHSVATSGFNLSLQPQSGPFQSSNADTDTTWKEKLRMYAEQRKPIEEYYKQQKKLLDFQVAGGPGESWQGLLAALQLQHMNSVTCAANSSQKLTA; encoded by the exons ATGTCAGTGCTCAGCCGCCTCGGAGTCGCAGTGCGGCTTTCTTCTCGGCTGAGCCGAGGCTACGGATCAGCTGCCGCGGCTCAGCTTGACTACGATTACTATCATGGTTACGATGACGAGGGGGATCATCTTCAGGGGAAGATGAACCGAGGAGAAATCGAGGAATCGGATGGATGGGAAACTTTGGGGAGAGGTGTACAGTGGGTGATCATGGGCGATCCAATGGTGAGGCGACATGTGTACGCCGAGCGGCTTGCCAAGCTTCTAGACGTTCCTCATATCTCCATGGGCTCTCTAGTTAAGCAGGAACTCAACCCCAATTCTCCTCTGTATAAAAag ATTGCTAGTTCAGTCAACCAAGGGAAGTTGGTCCCCGAGGATGTAATATTTGGGCTTTTATCGAAGAGACTGGAGGAAGGATACTGCAGAGGTGAAACTGGCTTCATATTGGATGGAATTCCTCGAACGAGGATGCAGGCT GAGATACTGGACCAAATTGCTGATATAGATTTGGTGCTGAATCTTAAGTGCGCAGAGGAGTCTATGATGAAGAAAACTTCAGGAAATGGAATTTATTCACCTTCCAGAGAATTTCATTCGGTGGCTACTTCAGGATTCAATCTCAGTCTTCAGCCACAGTCAGGTCCCTTTCAATCTTCAAATGCCGACACAGATACAACCTGGAAGGAGAAACTCCGCATGTATGCAGAGCAG AGGAAGCCCATAGAAGAGTACTATAAGCAACAGAAGAAGCTTCTCGACTTCCAAGTGGCCGGTGGCCCCGGAGAAAGCTGGCAAGGTCTTTTGGCTGCATTGCAGCTGCAACACATGAATTCTGTCACTTGTGCTGCCAATTCATCACAGAAGCTGACAGCATAA